In Polyodon spathula isolate WHYD16114869_AA chromosome 11, ASM1765450v1, whole genome shotgun sequence, one genomic interval encodes:
- the LOC121322738 gene encoding coagulation factor IX isoform X2: MAISTSFYIFLSFACLGAISCTPVFVEKKAANGVLKRRIRANYFLEEMRPGNLERECYEEACSFEEAYEIFKNKEKTDEFWNKYNRQPNVNTCKQNHCENGGVCIVTDGDFSCMCPPRFEGSRCEAEVFECEYKNGGCQQYCTNRYRSVSVQCSCAQDYRLEEDGKTCEKIVDFPCGMKQYIPYSSRSLLDEMLPLNHTEKNDYMDLNELVAGGNSTNHTLPEPEQAMNTDLRIVGGMLCRRGECPWQVYIHQKNDFGFCGGTLITARWVVSAAHCFEEITPHHVTIGNYDKLRWDSDEQKILVEKVVVHPHFHSATFDSDIAMLYLVQPARLGVYVTPLCLPNTNLARLLLQEGNVGQASGWGSTRYLSSSSRFLRRVALPVVSYEKCMKTTSQVITDNMFCAGYLEEAMDSCRGDSGGPFAMHYKDTWYLTGVISWGERCAAKGKYGVYTRVSNYLTWIQDTVSSQNNNA; encoded by the exons ATGGCGATAAGCACATCCTTCTATATATTCCTCTCCTTTGCATGTCTGGGAGCAATCTCTTGCACTCCAG TGTTCGTGGAGAAGAAGGCAGCCAATGGGGTGCTGAAGAGACGGATACGGGCTAACTACTTCCTGGAAGAGATGAGGCCTGGCAATCTGGAGAGGGAATGCTATGAGGAAGCGTGCTCCTTTGAGGAGGCCTATGAAATCttcaaaaacaaagagaaaact GATGAGTTTTGGAACAAATACAACAGACAACCTA ATGTAAACACCTGCAAGCAGAACCATTGTGAAAACGGAGGCGTGTGCATTGTCACTGATGGCGATTTTTCCTGCATGTGTCCGCCACGCTTTGAAGGGAGCAGATGTGAAGCAG AAGTTTTCGAGTGCGAGTATAAGAATGGGGGTTGCCAGCAGTATTGCACAAACAGGTATCGCTctgtcagtgtgcagtgcagcTGTGCTCAAGACTACAGACTGGAAGAAGATGGGAAAACCTGTGAAAAAATAG TGGATTTCCCCTGTGGGATGAAGCAGTATATCCCCTACAGTAGCCGCTCCCTCTTGGATGAGATGCTGCCCTTGAACCACACTGAAAAAAACGATTACATGGACCTGAATGAGTTGGTCGCCGGGGGCAACTCAACGAACCACACCCTCCCTGAGCCTGAACAGGCCATGAACACTGATCTGCGGATTGTGGGGGGGATGCTGTGTCGTAGGGGCGAGTGTCCCTGGCAG GTTTACATCCATCAGAAAAATGACTTTGGTTTCTGTGGCGGGACTCTAATTACAGCCCGCTGGGTTGTAAGCGCTGCACACTGCTTCGAGGAAATCACCCCTCACCATGTCACCATAG gAAACTATGACAAGTTACGGTGGGATTCGGATGAGCAGAAGATCCTGGTTGAGAAGGTGGTGGTTCACCCTCACTTTCACTCCGCCACCTTCGACAGTGACATTGCCATGCTGTACCTGGTGCAGCCCGCGAGGTTAGGTGTGTATGTCACCCCCCTCTGTCTGCCCAACACTAACCTGGCcaggctgctgctgcaggagGGCAATGTCGGGCAAGCTAGTGGCTGGGGCAGCACCCGCTACCTGAGCAGCTCCTCACGCTTCCTGCGCAGGGTGGCGCTCCCAGTGGTGAGTTATGAGAAATGCATGAAGACCACCTCTCAGGTGATCACCGACAACATGTTCTGCGCTGGATACCTGGAGGAAGCCATGGACTCCTGCCGCGGCGACAGTGGGGGGCCATTCGCCATGCACTATAAAGACACCTGGTACCTGACTGGGGTGATCAGCTGGGGAGAGCGATGTGCTGCCAAGGGCAAATACGGGGTGTACACCCGCGTCTCCAACTACCTCACGTGGATCCAGGACACAGTCTCCTCACAAAACAACAATGCTTAG
- the LOC121322738 gene encoding coagulation factor IX isoform X1, translated as MAISTSFYIFLSFACLGAISCTPAVFVEKKAANGVLKRRIRANYFLEEMRPGNLERECYEEACSFEEAYEIFKNKEKTDEFWNKYNRQPNVNTCKQNHCENGGVCIVTDGDFSCMCPPRFEGSRCEAEVFECEYKNGGCQQYCTNRYRSVSVQCSCAQDYRLEEDGKTCEKIVDFPCGMKQYIPYSSRSLLDEMLPLNHTEKNDYMDLNELVAGGNSTNHTLPEPEQAMNTDLRIVGGMLCRRGECPWQVYIHQKNDFGFCGGTLITARWVVSAAHCFEEITPHHVTIGNYDKLRWDSDEQKILVEKVVVHPHFHSATFDSDIAMLYLVQPARLGVYVTPLCLPNTNLARLLLQEGNVGQASGWGSTRYLSSSSRFLRRVALPVVSYEKCMKTTSQVITDNMFCAGYLEEAMDSCRGDSGGPFAMHYKDTWYLTGVISWGERCAAKGKYGVYTRVSNYLTWIQDTVSSQNNNA; from the exons ATGGCGATAAGCACATCCTTCTATATATTCCTCTCCTTTGCATGTCTGGGAGCAATCTCTTGCACTCCAG CAGTGTTCGTGGAGAAGAAGGCAGCCAATGGGGTGCTGAAGAGACGGATACGGGCTAACTACTTCCTGGAAGAGATGAGGCCTGGCAATCTGGAGAGGGAATGCTATGAGGAAGCGTGCTCCTTTGAGGAGGCCTATGAAATCttcaaaaacaaagagaaaact GATGAGTTTTGGAACAAATACAACAGACAACCTA ATGTAAACACCTGCAAGCAGAACCATTGTGAAAACGGAGGCGTGTGCATTGTCACTGATGGCGATTTTTCCTGCATGTGTCCGCCACGCTTTGAAGGGAGCAGATGTGAAGCAG AAGTTTTCGAGTGCGAGTATAAGAATGGGGGTTGCCAGCAGTATTGCACAAACAGGTATCGCTctgtcagtgtgcagtgcagcTGTGCTCAAGACTACAGACTGGAAGAAGATGGGAAAACCTGTGAAAAAATAG TGGATTTCCCCTGTGGGATGAAGCAGTATATCCCCTACAGTAGCCGCTCCCTCTTGGATGAGATGCTGCCCTTGAACCACACTGAAAAAAACGATTACATGGACCTGAATGAGTTGGTCGCCGGGGGCAACTCAACGAACCACACCCTCCCTGAGCCTGAACAGGCCATGAACACTGATCTGCGGATTGTGGGGGGGATGCTGTGTCGTAGGGGCGAGTGTCCCTGGCAG GTTTACATCCATCAGAAAAATGACTTTGGTTTCTGTGGCGGGACTCTAATTACAGCCCGCTGGGTTGTAAGCGCTGCACACTGCTTCGAGGAAATCACCCCTCACCATGTCACCATAG gAAACTATGACAAGTTACGGTGGGATTCGGATGAGCAGAAGATCCTGGTTGAGAAGGTGGTGGTTCACCCTCACTTTCACTCCGCCACCTTCGACAGTGACATTGCCATGCTGTACCTGGTGCAGCCCGCGAGGTTAGGTGTGTATGTCACCCCCCTCTGTCTGCCCAACACTAACCTGGCcaggctgctgctgcaggagGGCAATGTCGGGCAAGCTAGTGGCTGGGGCAGCACCCGCTACCTGAGCAGCTCCTCACGCTTCCTGCGCAGGGTGGCGCTCCCAGTGGTGAGTTATGAGAAATGCATGAAGACCACCTCTCAGGTGATCACCGACAACATGTTCTGCGCTGGATACCTGGAGGAAGCCATGGACTCCTGCCGCGGCGACAGTGGGGGGCCATTCGCCATGCACTATAAAGACACCTGGTACCTGACTGGGGTGATCAGCTGGGGAGAGCGATGTGCTGCCAAGGGCAAATACGGGGTGTACACCCGCGTCTCCAACTACCTCACGTGGATCCAGGACACAGTCTCCTCACAAAACAACAATGCTTAG
- the LOC121323003 gene encoding protein IWS1 homolog: protein MNEEVDELFSGNHSDDGGATPVQDEHEGSDAEGGSPAPRSGSEAGSVGLHSEEEKSDEDDSPAHSRQKNSMASDSENEDAPRQRGSDSEKENAPKPHDSDSEIEEDPKNQDSDSEKENAPKPHDSDSEIEEAPKNQDSDSENEAAPKRKDSDSEKEDAPKNQDSDSEKETAPRPYDSDSEIEEAPKNQDSDSENEAAPKRKDSDSENEEVPKTKGSGSENEDTPRRKRRIESDDEADGDKENVRKQKGVVSSDSEDEVKPSQADGSDSEDGEAPKRRKLADSDEEEEGEKPVKRKVAILSDSEDEEKEETSTVKKSRILSDGEESDTNQKLKALGSDSEDEEDKEGSTKDGKTLFGSDSESDNEEEKMIADIFGESGEEDEEEEFTGFNQEDLEGEKSKAEAASRQQQVAAADSDSDDVERGGRKDFMSDFDVMLARKKALGGKRRRNRDGGTFISDADDVVSAMIAKMTEAAEEDRTLNGQKKPALKKLTLLPTVVMHLKKQDLKETFIDSGVMSAIKEWIGPLPDKSLPALKIREELLRILQELPSVSQETLKHSGIGRAVMYLYKHPKESRSNKDLAGKLINEWSRPIFGLTSNYKAMTREERQQRDLDQQMPTRRRLSSGGQTPRRDLDKVLTGEEKALRPGEPGFCARARVPMPSNKDYVVRPRWNVDTEANRGPIKKGVTRVDKQMRRFADIKRLTKPAHAVKISVEGNRMPL, encoded by the exons ATGATGGCGGTGCCACTCCAGTGCAGGATGAACACGAAGGCTCTGATGCAGAAGGCGGCAGCCCTGCACCGCGCTCGGGTTCGGAGGCAGGCAGTGTAGGACTGCACTCGGAG GAAGAGAAAAGCGATGAAGATGACAGTCCCGCACACAGCAGGCAGAAGAACAGCATGGCCAGTGATTCAGAAAACGAAGACGCCCCCAGACAGCGAGGTAGCGACTCGGAAAAGGAAAATGCTCCCAAGCCTCATGACAGTGACTCGGAAATTGAGGAGGATCCTAAAAATCAGGACAGTGACTCGGAAAAGGAGAATGCTCCCAAGCCTCATGACAGTGACTCAGAAATTGAGGAGGCTCCCAAAAATCAGGACAGTGACTCGGAAAATGAAGCCGCTCCCAAACGTAAAGACAGTGACTCGGAAAAAGAGGATGCACCCAAAAATCAGGACAGTGACTCGGAAAAGGAGACTGCTCCCAGGCCTTATGACAGCGACTCAGAAATTGAGGAGGCTCCCAAAAATCAGGACAGTGACTCGGAAAACGAAGCTGCTCCCAAACGTAAAGACAGTGACTCGGAAAATGAGGAGGTTCCCAAAACCAAAGGGAGCGGGTCTGAAAATGAGGACACCCCGAGACGCAAGCGCAGGATAGAGTCAGATGACGAGGCAGATGGTGACAAAGAGAACGTCAGGAAGCAGAAGGGAGTGGTGAGTTCAGACAGCGAGGACGAGGTGAAGCCATCACAAGCTGACGGCAGCGATAGCGAGGATGGAGAGGCACCCAAACGCCGCAAACTGGCTGATagtgatgaggaggaggaaggggagaaACCAG TAAAGCGGAAGGTGGCGATCCTGTCTGACAGCGAGGATGAAGAGAAGGAAGAAACATCCA CTGTGAAGAAGAGCCGCATCCTGTCGGATGGAGAGGAATCCGACACCAATCAGAAGCTCAAGGCGCTGGGTTCAGACAGCGAGGATGAGGAGGACAAGGAAGGATCCACGAAGGATGGGAAAACACTCTTTGGGAGTGACAGTGAGTCCGACAATGAAGAGGA aaaaatgaTTGCTGACATTTTTGGGGAATCTGGAGAAGAAGATGAGGAGGAAGAATTTACA GGGTTTAACCAGGAGGACCTGGAAGGAGAGAAGTCTAAAGCAGAGGCAGCATCAAGGCAGCAGCAGGTGGCAGCAGCAGACTCCGACTCTGATGACGTTGAAAGGGGTGGTAGAAAAGA CTTCATGTCTGACTTTGACGTGATGCTGGCAAGGAAGAAAGCCCTGGGAGGGAAGCGACGGCGGAACCGTGACGGCGGCACGTTCATCAGCGACGCGGACGACGTGGTCAGCGCCATGATCGCCAAGATGACGGAGGCAGCCGAG GAGGACCGGACTCTGAATGGCCAGAAGAAGCCAGCACTGAAGAAACTTACATTGCTACCCACTGTCGTCATGCACCTGAAGAA GCAAGATTTAAAAGAGACGTTCATTGACAGTGGTGTGATGAGCGCTATTAAAGAATGGATCGGCCCTCTCCCAGACAAGAGCTTGCCAGCGCTGAAGATCCGAGAGGAGCTGCTCAGGATCTTGCAAGAG CTGCCCAGTGTGAGCCAGGAGACCCTGAAGCACAGTGGGATTGGCCGGGCTGTCATGTACCTGTACAAGCACCCCAAGGAATCCCGGAGCAATAAAGACCTGGCGGGGAAGCTCATCA ATGAGTGGTCCCGGCCCATATTTGGCTTGACGTCGAACTACAAGGCGATGACGCGAGAGGAGAGGcaacagagagatctggaccagCAGATGCCAACACGTCGAAGACTGAG TTCTGGTGGACAGACTCCCCGCAGGGACCTGGATAAGGTGCTCACAGGAGAAGAGAA GGCCCTGAggccaggagagcctgggttctGTGCCCGTGCCAGGGTGCCCATGCCCTCCAACAAGGACTACGTCGTGCGGCCAAGGTGGAATGTCGATACAGAAGCTAACCGG GGGCCAATCAAGAAAGGGGTAACCCGCGTGGATAAGCAGATGCGGCGCTTTGCTGACATCAAGAGGCTGACCAAGCCTGCGCATGCTGTAAAAATCAGCGTGGAGGGAAATCGGATGCCTTTGTGA